AAGCATGCATCATGAAACTTCTTAATCCTCCAGTAGTAAATCAGTGGGTTCAGTGCAGACTTGAGGTAGCAGAGCCAGAGGAGCCAAGTGCTTATCTCAAAAAAGTTGTGCTTGTAGTAGAAGTGGCTGTTGAACGTGGCAATAAGGCTGTAAGTGGTGAACGGTGCCCAACAGACTATGAAGACAAGGAACAAAATCAAGATGGTTGTGAAGGCACGAGTTTTAAAGCTCATATCAATATTCATCTGAAAAGGTCTCTGTAAGCTCATGAGACCAAGTTTGCTGGCCTGGCTGAGACATATGCTATCAGGGTGGCTATGGATACGCACTGCGTTGTGGCGGACAGTGTTGAGTATGCCCATGAAAGAATACAGCATTACCaggaatggaataaaaaaagaaatcagcaagATAACTATCACGTAGGCTCGGTAACCTGGGCTTGTAGAGTAGCCAAAAACACACTGAGGTGCTCTCGAGGGTATCTGCAGATTAGGATTCCCTACTGATAAtggaaaagcaacaacaaaGGATGCTGCCCAGGAAATCGCAATAAGAATCTTTGCACGGTAGGGATTCAGTTTATCTTGCCTCTGAACTATGATAAGAAATCGGTCAATACTAATAATAAGAAGAATGGCTACCCCCTCTATGACAAAAAGCCAGAAGAACATGGCAGAAACTCTGCAAAATATATCCCCAAAAATCCACTGAGTGGTAATGATCGTTATCAGAGCAAATGGCATGTTtagcactgccagcagcaggtctgCAAAAGCCAGGCTTGCTAAGAGGATATTAATTGCAGATCGCATAGCTGCCTTCTGGTAGACCATCAGGCAGACAACAAAGTTTCCAAGGAAAGAAACCAATAGGATAAATATCATAGCAGCAGAAAGAATGATCTGGAGTGGCAAACTCAAGCTCCTGAAAACTTCTTGCGATGGCAGGATAGCTGTAGTGTTTACCAGGAAAGTACTTCTCTCAGTGGTGAGCACGGCACCTGAATTATATCTCAATGGCTGTGTTGTGCCACTGCGAAGCAAGAACTGGGGAGTGGTAAAATTCGTATAGGCATTTTCATAAACAATGAAAGTAGCATTTGAGGTCCCAGGGTGGGCCAGCGTCAACATTGCTGAGAAAACCATTGCTtcaggaaaaatgaaagcagaaccAAAAGTCTTCAAGGCATTTCATCTTGTTCAGGCAGTATTTTTAACTGGTCATTTAACAATCAAAATTCGAGGTTTGAAAGCATCAAAGTTCTTAAGTTCATGTCAGTATTTccatctgaaaaagaagaaagaaatgtaaatcaACAAAGTAAAACTCTCTGAAACCAATGGGAACCTAATGATTGCTCAGCTTTCCTTAACAACAATAGTAGCCTTAATATATGTTGAAACTTCAGGTTGACACAATTTACACAGGAGTCTCTTAATATTGGCCTTTTTCTCATAGATCCTGCTCCCATAGTCCTGCCAATACTGTACAATACTCTCAGCTCACCACGCTTTTTTTCTACCATAACCAAAACTGGCAActtttgtgtttgaaaacaaactttaCTGATTAAGAGTGAATAAATcaaataagtatttttatttaaatcttgTAATTTTTGAACTAactttgttattttgttttgaaattgctTACAGGTGGAAACTTTAATAACATTTCTAAATAGCTTAAATAGTATCAGTATATTGCGTATCTGCTTGTTTGGTAAGCACTGAAAAGCCTATTTATCCAAGTTATTGTACATAATAAAGAATTCTTGGTTCCATGTCAGCCATCCACATCAGATGTCTCaggaaaaacatgcaaaacatCCTAACCTGTTATTATGAAATAACTTGTCCACAGGATAAAAGCACTTCTCAATTTGTTTCATTTAGGGACTGACTCATATTAAGGTGCAGGAAACCATCACTTCTTTGGTCACTACAACTCTTCCCTTGGCAGTAAGTTTTCCTGCTTTCACTGGTCTAAGCATGTTTTTGTTAATTAATCTTGGTATTCCACATAATTTAACCATGTGCACCctctttttccttgtaaatCTAATCCTTAGACATCCTGCTGAACTCCCTCCCTTGTCAttacagagtcatagaatgggttgggctggaaggctgggcagggacacctcccactagaccaggctgctcagagccccatccaacctggccttgaacacttccagggacaggtcATCCACAACATCCCCAGGCAACCTGTACTGTGCCTCACCagtctcacagtaaagaatttcttcctaatatctagtGTAAATCTCTCATCCTTCAGCTTAAGACCATTGCCctgtccttgtaaaaagtccctctccagccctcctgcaggccccctttaggtactgacACAATGCGAGATTTTCTTTTATCGCTTATAAGCACTGTCTTGTTGCACTATTACTACTAGTATTGTACTGTTACATATACTTATATGTACAtattcttaacaaaaaaaatgcaaaagagtTGAGAGATCTCTCCCCTTTTCAGTGCTAGCTCCTCCCCTCTATCTTGGACTACTAAATTAAGCACTTTCAGAGCACACTGGCATCTGATCAAGCTGGAAACCAGAAGGATTCTATGCCCTTTTCAAAAAACGATCACTACAGCCAGAAACATAAAATGGGCTTCACCTCATTCATTCTGGATGACAGCAATAGTCCCTCTGGCTGTTCTCATGTTTATCATCAGAAGAGGGATAAAGGCATTTCAGAGGGCAATCTCTCTCCATGTCTGCACCTGATGACAAGCTATTGCCACTAGCACAAGCAGCTTATGCTTGGTAGCACAAACCCTGCCCACAGTATTTATACAGGTTCTGTTTAGTATCAATGTCAAGCAAAAATAAAGGGAGGAAGGAATGTTTTCTATGAATTTACACAAGGACCACATGCTTTGTGTAGGATCAAAAGTTTACCTTTTGCTGGATAATACTCCACCAACAAAGAAATGAACTGTAAGACAACAAAGTCTGATCTATGCCCACAGTTTGGACTTCTAGCAATCTGAAAGCAAGACTGCTCAGGCTGCTGTCAAGAATTCAAGTAACATCAGCACTGTGACCTGCTCCTTTCATTCCCTGACTATCCGTAAGCTCTATCACAAGAtgatttccagagccagattacCATCAGCATTTTTAAGACAAATAATTAACCTCTCTGTGTCCTTTAATTTTCAATGGTATCATGAACAGGTATTATTATAAACATTCTAATTTAATTGACTCTTGTGATGGGCTGATgctggctggacaccaggtgcTCACAAAACATGCTCTTTCACCCCCCTCCTCAACTAGCCAGGGGAGAAGAAATATTACAAAGGGCTTGTGTGTTGAAataaaaacagggagaaatCACTCACCTgttaccatcacaggcaaaacctCAACTTGAGGAAATTAGATTAAATTATTACCAATTAAATCAGAGTAAGGTAAcgagaaaataaagcaaaatcttaaaaacaccttcaccccacccctcccttcttcctgagTTTAACATTCTGACTAATTTTCTCTATCTCCTCCCCACCAGCAATGCAGAGAGACAGGGAACAGGGGttgcagtcagttcatcacattttgtctctgctgctccttcctggtCAGGTGGAAGACTCCTCAAACTCTTCCCCTCCTCCAGAGTAGGttcctcccatgggagacagtcctccatgaacttctccaataTGAGTCCTTCCCATAGGCCACAGTTTTTCTTGAATACTCAAGCATGGGTCCCTTCCACTGACATTGCTCCTAtcggtcacagaggaagcttctggcagcttctcatagaagccacccctgcagtccccctgctaccaaaaccttgtcACACAAACCCAATAAAGAGTCATAAAAATTCCACTTTCTAGAGGTCTTACTGCTCAAATGAGAGTTACAATTTTCTATATTATCCTATTATAGTTCAAAGATTGTAAAACTCAGCAAAAGTATATAAAGCTATGTACATGGACATTTTGCAAAAATGACCAATTCCATTAACTTTATtacagttttttctttccctccattctttctctttaattttatttttacactaACTCCTTTAGATAAAACCTCAATGTTAACTACAGGTTAAAGCATATATAATAGCCAAAGCTATTCTTTCTCTGATCTATATAAACTTTTCCTTTACTTGTCTTCTTTAactgtttttagaaaaaaatatatagccAACAGGAAAAAGGTTAACAGAACTTTCCAGAATAAATAAGAAATAGTTTAGCAATGAACAAGAAAATCTCACCCAAAGTTCCACTGAGGTTTATGAGTCCACAAGTTGAGAACACTATGAAGGAAAGGAAGTGGTAGCATTCTGCAGGGACTGCAAAAGAACATAAATTCAACAAATAATTCTAGATTTAAAATCTTGGAGCAAGAAAATTAGATCCCCAGGGCAGTATCTTTTAGAGCTAGGTAAGCAATAGATCAGCAAAAGTAACTTCTGCATTTCTGATCGGCTTTGAATAGATCTTTCCACCAAGGCTCTAAAAGAAACTAATCTGCCATTAGATAAATGTAAAACCCTCCTACAGACA
The DNA window shown above is from Corvus hawaiiensis isolate bCorHaw1 chromosome 3, bCorHaw1.pri.cur, whole genome shotgun sequence and carries:
- the GPR63 gene encoding probable G-protein coupled receptor 63, whose amino-acid sequence is MVFSAMLTLAHPGTSNATFIVYENAYTNFTTPQFLLRSGTTQPLRYNSGAVLTTERSTFLVNTTAILPSQEVFRSLSLPLQIILSAAMIFILLVSFLGNFVVCLMVYQKAAMRSAINILLASLAFADLLLAVLNMPFALITIITTQWIFGDIFCRVSAMFFWLFVIEGVAILLIISIDRFLIIVQRQDKLNPYRAKILIAISWAASFVVAFPLSVGNPNLQIPSRAPQCVFGYSTSPGYRAYVIVILLISFFIPFLVMLYSFMGILNTVRHNAVRIHSHPDSICLSQASKLGLMSLQRPFQMNIDMSFKTRAFTTILILFLVFIVCWAPFTTYSLIATFNSHFYYKHNFFEISTWLLWLCYLKSALNPLIYYWRIKKFHDACLDLMPKFFKFLPQLPGHTRRRIRPSAIYVCGEHRSVV